From the genome of Haloterrigena sp. KLK7, one region includes:
- a CDS encoding universal stress protein — translation MNTHILVPFDGSLPARHALEHALENFPEAEITVLTVIDEIGYSTKYAAAEETGQLFASAKQRLETADAIADEYGVSIDCVADIGPTCETITEYAEDADVDHVVIGTHGRTGLSRIIVGSVAETVIRQSPSPVTAVK, via the coding sequence ATGAACACCCACATTCTCGTGCCGTTCGACGGGTCGCTGCCGGCCCGTCACGCGCTGGAACACGCGCTCGAGAACTTCCCCGAGGCGGAGATCACCGTCCTGACGGTGATCGACGAAATCGGATATTCGACCAAATACGCGGCCGCCGAAGAGACGGGGCAGTTGTTCGCCAGTGCGAAGCAGCGGCTGGAAACCGCCGACGCGATCGCCGACGAGTACGGCGTCTCGATCGACTGCGTCGCCGATATCGGACCGACGTGCGAGACGATCACCGAGTACGCCGAGGACGCCGACGTCGATCACGTCGTTATCGGCACGCACGGTCGAACGGGACTCTCCCGAATCATCGTCGGGAGCGTCGCCGAAACCGTTATTCGACAGAGTCCGTCCCCCGTCACGGCCGTCAAGTAG
- a CDS encoding DUF5795 family protein produces MSENRVVQGRMVTAEKLAEMVEDDSVMEVDSIEEADRDCPDCGGNVLEVTYMPSVTELVTGWKCQDCDWSEADRD; encoded by the coding sequence GTGAGCGAGAATCGCGTCGTTCAGGGGCGAATGGTCACGGCCGAGAAACTGGCCGAGATGGTCGAGGACGACTCCGTCATGGAGGTCGACTCCATCGAGGAGGCCGACCGCGACTGTCCGGACTGCGGCGGCAACGTCCTCGAGGTGACCTACATGCCGTCGGTCACCGAGCTCGTCACTGGCTGGAAGTGCCAGGACTGCGACTGGAGCGAGGCCGACCGGGACTGA
- a CDS encoding DUF4242 domain-containing protein, whose product MSEQTREGEMEDFLILRDLDEPISEDELEAAGEQSGEALAELRDEGTDIRWVESEVMTDEDGDVTGTFCHYRAESEDAIREHADRAGLPATRIDRRGEPLEGE is encoded by the coding sequence ATGTCCGAACAAACGCGAGAAGGGGAGATGGAGGACTTCCTCATCCTCCGCGACCTGGACGAACCGATCAGCGAAGACGAACTGGAGGCGGCCGGCGAGCAATCCGGGGAGGCGCTGGCGGAACTCCGCGACGAGGGCACCGATATCCGGTGGGTCGAGTCCGAAGTGATGACCGACGAGGACGGCGACGTCACCGGCACGTTCTGTCACTACCGGGCCGAGAGCGAGGACGCGATTCGAGAGCACGCCGATCGCGCCGGACTGCCGGCGACGCGCATCGATCGGCGAGGGGAGCCGCTCGAGGGCGAGTAG
- a CDS encoding UbiA family prenyltransferase — protein sequence MSSLQSALRLFVHSNLFISLSTTSVVVTTLVLAGLPLEPLPLFIVFAATLFVYTVNRFTDLEEDEENVPERASFTKRYGRLLLAAGVGLYVAAIGVAVVLGLPGAAYLLLPLVAVLLYSVGGIKQIFLVKNLFVGFAWGVIPLGVGYYYGRLWTLEILAFAVYLTAMITVAAAIFDVKDIEGDRQEGIATVPNRFGTAATRRYSQAANLAIAAAVVALVVGSDLALEFLSVLAMNGYVACYIPFATPDRGPLYYGFVVDGEHVFLAAVVVGLEWLVW from the coding sequence ATGTCGTCGCTCCAGTCGGCCCTCCGCCTCTTCGTCCACAGCAATCTCTTCATCTCGCTGTCGACGACCAGCGTCGTCGTCACGACGCTCGTCCTCGCGGGCCTCCCGCTCGAGCCGCTCCCCCTCTTCATCGTCTTCGCGGCCACGCTGTTCGTCTACACCGTCAACCGATTCACCGACCTCGAGGAGGACGAGGAGAACGTGCCGGAGCGGGCCTCGTTCACGAAGCGGTACGGCCGACTGCTGCTCGCCGCGGGCGTCGGACTGTACGTCGCCGCCATCGGCGTCGCCGTCGTCCTCGGGCTTCCCGGCGCGGCCTATCTCCTCCTCCCGCTGGTCGCCGTCCTCCTCTACTCGGTCGGGGGGATCAAGCAGATCTTCCTCGTGAAGAACCTGTTCGTCGGGTTCGCCTGGGGCGTCATTCCGCTCGGCGTCGGCTACTACTACGGCCGGCTCTGGACGCTCGAGATCCTCGCGTTCGCGGTGTATCTGACCGCGATGATCACCGTCGCGGCCGCCATCTTCGACGTCAAGGACATCGAGGGCGACCGTCAGGAGGGGATCGCGACCGTACCCAACCGGTTCGGGACGGCCGCGACCCGTCGCTACTCGCAGGCCGCGAACCTCGCGATCGCCGCGGCCGTCGTCGCCCTCGTCGTCGGGAGCGATCTCGCCCTCGAGTTCCTCTCCGTGCTCGCGATGAACGGCTACGTCGCCTGTTACATTCCCTTCGCGACGCCCGACCGCGGACCGCTGTACTACGGGTTCGTCGTCGACGGCGAGCACGTCTTTCTGGCGGCCGTCGTGGTGGGTCTCGAGTGGCTGGTCTGGTGA
- a CDS encoding Rrf2 family transcriptional regulator: protein MAEITLTTAQRRAVTALVNEYQSSDAPVQAKTIAAELGLETESVRRQMGHLRELDLVEGVQGPKGGYRPTDAAYSALDRQPDDDPEPSVLARDFERTDAIVDEVRFTNVHHPERCRAQLRFQQSVQTFDAGDAIAVGIGSGTDLLLAGVIDAVQPTDNVLIVDIARLETPAS, encoded by the coding sequence ATGGCAGAGATTACGTTGACGACGGCGCAACGGCGGGCGGTGACTGCGCTGGTCAACGAGTATCAGTCGAGCGATGCTCCCGTGCAGGCGAAGACCATCGCGGCGGAGCTCGGCCTCGAGACCGAGAGCGTCCGCCGACAGATGGGACACCTGCGAGAGCTGGATCTGGTCGAGGGGGTCCAGGGACCGAAGGGCGGCTACCGGCCGACCGACGCCGCGTATTCGGCACTCGACCGGCAACCCGACGACGATCCCGAACCGAGCGTCCTGGCCCGCGACTTCGAGCGCACCGACGCGATCGTCGACGAGGTCCGCTTTACGAACGTCCACCATCCGGAGCGCTGTCGCGCACAGCTCCGCTTCCAGCAGTCCGTTCAGACGTTCGACGCGGGAGATGCGATCGCGGTCGGGATCGGCTCCGGAACGGACCTGCTGCTGGCGGGCGTGATCGACGCCGTCCAGCCGACCGACAACGTGCTGATCGTCGACATCGCGCGGCTCGAGACGCCGGCGTCGTAG